Proteins encoded together in one Phoenix dactylifera cultivar Barhee BC4 unplaced genomic scaffold, palm_55x_up_171113_PBpolish2nd_filt_p 000064F, whole genome shotgun sequence window:
- the LOC103720258 gene encoding uncharacterized protein MT2364, whose protein sequence is MELVTVETSDGVKLRARFFKPAADLARNVAIVLVHPYTVLGGFQGLLRGIAAGLAEKGYPAVTFDMRGAGSSSGRPSLTGFAEIQDIIAVCNWVSRTLSPDGIVLVGSSAGAPIAGSAVDKIDQVVGYVSLGYPFGLIASILFGRHHEAILRSEKPKFFIMGTKDGFTSVKQLQNKLKSAAGRVETYLIEGVGHFQMEGPAYDAQMVDLITTFVQSLQVK, encoded by the exons ATGGAGTTGGTGACGGTGGAGACGAGCGACGGCGTGAAGCTCCGGGCGCGGTTCTTCAAGCCCGCGGCGGATCTGGCGAGGAACGTGGCCATCGTGCTGGTCCACCCCTACACCGTCCTCGGGGGCTTCCAGGGCCTCCTCCGAGGCATCGCCGCAGGCCTCGCCGAGAAAGGCTACCCGGCGGTGACCTTCGACATGCGCGGCGCTGGCAGCTCCTCCGGCCGCCCCTCCCTCACTGGCTTCGCCGAGATCCAGGACATCATCGCCGTCTGCAACTGGGTTTCTCGTACCTTATCCCCCGACGGGATCGTCTTGGTCGGCTCTTCCGCCG GAGCACCAATTGCAGGCTCAGCAGTTGATAAAATAGACCAGGTCGTGGGTTATGTGAGCCTGGGTTATCCTTTCGGCTTGATAGCTTCAATCCTTTTCGGCAGGCATCATGAAGCCATCCTACGGTCCGAGAAACCTAAGTTCTTCATCATGGGCACCAAGGATGGATTCACAAGTGTAAAGCAGTTGCAGAATAAGCTGAAATCTGCAGCTGGCCGAGTCGAAACCTATCTAATTGAAGGAGTAGGCCATTTCCAGATGGAGGGTCCAGCCTATGATGCTCAGATGGTCGATCTCATCACCACATTTGTTCAATCCCTGCAGGTAAAATAG
- the LOC103720257 gene encoding protein EMSY-LIKE 3-like, translated as MEYDPSDSSGTDDDLPPSHQNRSARGGRITGNGRAAVGALTYTRAQNDMESEIHRLEQEAYSSVLRAFKAQSDAITWEKESMITELRKELRVSDEEHRELLSKVNADDIIWRIREWRQAGGLQSSLHNNAQPVHDPAPSPTVSASRKRQKTSHSIPSQSLGAPSPALHPQPVASLQPSLSGAKWGVMAGTKGKKPKPYPSTGPSGRGQVTNRNFSGALATTEPAEAAAYDPLIGRKVMTRWPDDNNFYKAVITDYNAREDLHALVYDMNTKNETWEWVNLKEIPPEDIRWEGEDPGISSRAGQGGPSLRTKKPTGGNGAIPSAGRGRGLSKNYSKKDFAAAQNGIGKKASDNIEILHTESLLKEVERVFGASHPDPLEIEKAKKLLKEHEQSLIDSIARLADASDSESEEDADRFSHGRLMDRDQRRKTRHHTTNRNGADYEDAGEEGPY; from the exons ATGGAGTACGATCCTTCTGATAGCAGCG GTACTGATGATGATCTACCACCATCACATCAAAATAGGAGTGCAAGAGGAGGGCGTATAACTGGGAATGGAAGAGCTGCTGTTGGTGCTTTAACATACACAAGGGCTCAGAATGATATGGAGAGTGAAATACATAGACTTGAGCAAGAAGCATACAGTTCCGTTCTTCGGGCATTTAAGGCTCAATCCGATGCCATTACTTGG GAGAAAGAAAGTATGATTACTGAACTGAGGAAAGAGTTGAGAGTATCTGATGAGGAACATAGGGAGTTGTTAAGCAAAGTCAATGCAGATGACATCATCTGGAGAATAAG GGAGTGGAGACAGgcaggtgggcttcagtctagTTTGCACAATAATGCTCAACCTGTTCATGACCCAGCACCGAGTCCTACTGTTTCAGCTTCTCGCAAGAGGCAAAAAACATCTCACTCAATACCTTCCCAATCTCTGGGTGCACCATCCCCAGCTCTGCACCCACAACCAGTTGCTTCCCTTCAGCCATCATTATCAGGTGCAAAGTGGGGGGTTATGGCAGGAACCAAGGGCAAGAAGCCAAAACCA TACCCTTCTACAGGTCCAAGTGGACGGGGCCAGGTAACAAACAGGAATTTTTCTGGTGCTCTTGCAACAACTGAACCTGCTGAAGCTGCAGCATATGATCCACTAATTGGGCGGAAGGTCATGACAAGGTGGCCTGATGATAATAACTTCTACAAGGCTGTTATAACAGATTATAATGCTCGTGAG GATTTACATGCTCTTGTTTATGATATGAACACAAAGAATGAAACATGGGAGTGGGTCAACCTCAAAGAG ATTCCTCCTGAAGACATCCGATGGGAAGGTGAGGATCCCGGCATCTCAAGTCGAGCGGGTCAGGGTGGACCCAGCCTGAGGACTAAGAAGCCTACAGGCGGCAATGGGGCCATTCCAAGTGCAGGCAGGGGAAGAGGGTTGTCAAAGaattattcaaagaaagattttgCTGCAGCACAAAATGGCATTGGGAAGAAGGCATCTGATAACATAGAAATACTCCACACAGAAAGTCTCCTGAAGGAG GTGGAGAGGGTTTTTGGTGCAAGTCATCCAGATCCTCTCGAAATTGAGAAGGCAAAGAAATTGCTGAAA GAGCACGAACAATCCCTAATCGATTCCATTGCAAGGCTTGCTGATGCTTCCGACAGCGAAAGTG AAGAGGACGCGGACCGATTCTCTCATGGAAGATTGATGGACCGGGACCAGAGGCGGAAAACCAGGCATCATACCACAAATCGGAATGGAGCTGATTACGAGGACGCAGGCGAGGAAGGTCCCTATTGA